In Phoenix dactylifera cultivar Barhee BC4 chromosome 1, palm_55x_up_171113_PBpolish2nd_filt_p, whole genome shotgun sequence, the genomic stretch TCCATTCCGTTTCTTCCAATGATTATCCCCTTTAATTCTCCTTCTCATTGTTCACTCAATGAGTACTGATATTTGGGAAAGTCACCATATCAAGATGGTAAGTGCCATAGTAACCTTCGGTTAATCAAACAAGTATCTGTTATATGCACTGCGCCAATCATAAAGGGAAAACAAAATGAAGATGCTTGTCAAATTAACCAGTATCCTGTCAGGAGAAACTGTCAAGATGgagcaaagaaaaaagaaaggaatgaTCTGAACATGGCAACCAAAACGTTTCAAGGTCATACCCATTCTCCAGGCTTAATTTGTTGCATGATAAGCATGTCTTCAGCTTCGATCTGGGCCTTCACATTGCTGCTTGAAATGTGATCATATCAACCTTAAAATTAGTAAGAAAAGGAGAATATTAAATAGATTGATCATTCTGTTAGTTCTCCTACGCCTTATCCAATAACATCTAATATGGCAAGAATCAACTCTGATGCTGAGCCACAAGTGGGGGGAAAAAATTCAAACACATTGGATATCCAAACTGCAGCCAAAAAAATCGTGCAGAAGGAATAAAAAGGTGAACAATGTGTCACTACCAAGGACTGCACGATTATGGGTGCTAAGATGCAATTCAGAGATTTTCTCAAATGTTCCTAAACTTTAGAGATTCATACATCAAAACAAGATACTGAAAGGCCAAtcctttcaaaattaaagtACCCTTCACAGAATAAAGATCAGCTCATGCATCAATATGAAAGATAAGCATCGAATCATACAAGATGTGGCTCTATTATCAATGTAGGATAAAATTTATCTCAGATATCCATTTCTTTGTTTGGAGGGGGGAAAAGAGCATCTTGTGTACCCAGTATtctttggattagatttgataagaaCGTCCTCGATGCTGCAATAGTTTTTGAGCTTCTCCTTGTACTCTTCGACCAGAAGTTGGACCCCTTGAGACCTCCTCTTGCCCACCGTCAATACCCGCACAGGAATTGCTCTCTTGACAATATttttaaatcaaattaaaaaaaaaaaaaaacataagaaaTCTGTTTGAGAGTTAGGACGATTGTACAAAATTCTATCGAGACCTAACTTTATATTCAAAGTTTTATTTCGATTATCTCCATCAAGAAACCAAATTCTCAGCATTTCAGGAAAAtccggaaaaaagaaaaaaactagaaAACCCTAATTAGGGTAAAGTCTATTGGTTGGTCTATGGAAGacaggaagagagaagaaaagaattgaGTGGAGGCGGCGACATACAACGGACTGACCCGAGTACTTGGATCTTCTCTCTGccgaaacaaagaaagaaagaaatttccAAGAGTTTAGAATTCGTATTCGTTCCATGGGGGAAGAAATACAAAGAACTAAATATCTAAGTCGATCAAATAAAGATTACCGCTACCCGGGAAAGGAGCCGCCGcgttcttcttcatcaagaacgaGAGATGGGCATGGCAGTAGCACCTCGATGCGACTTCCATTCTGCCTGAccgaaagagagagaggtttcTATGTGATCCCTGGGAGAAATATGGAGGAAAGAAACAAATCTTCACTTCCGAACTTCCTTGGCTCTGGATGTCATGGGCAACGGTCATCACGGTAACCCTCCATAAAAAACGCGTAATCTTATCGGCATCCACGTTTTTCGCACAACGATTcaactaattaaaaaaaaaaaaatccagttccctgaattgatattttattaaataattttttaaacagGCTTTCTTATTTATTAAAGATTATAAGATTAAATACATTACAAAAAATTCTCTTTggcttttaaatttattatatttaccacaaataaattataatatcgGCATTTACAATCAATTAAGATTAACGATATTAGTGAAACTGTTCACCTCATATAAGAAATCAAAAGTACTCATGAGTGGAGAGGAAGATACATTACGTTTTTTTATGCTCTTGAACAGCTATTATGTCACTTaagattattttgattatttttaattttttttctaacgtagtattttggtttcatttaatgtcgaataaaaataaacttcagAGACAAGTgtaaattttcaaattattggctataagtataatttatcctaattttagaaaaaaattgtaatttactctaaaatattttattttttttttatgaaattcggTATGCAATTCCACCATATTGCTCGGTTCAACTCTGTGTTAGATGGGAAGTTGAATGGATCATCCAATAGGATGATGTAGAATTACTTGTGTTACTATTAATCCTTTGAGATGAGTCAGAACCTTAGTTGTTGTTAGATAAGTCTTCTCCAATAACTTGTCCTCTACACATGTCATTTAGGCTACACTAGGAGCCTGACTTCagttttctgcttcatggctcAGTAGGTAAAGCTAGCTTGTTTCCTTTTCTATTTGAGTGATTTTGTATTGAGGACTATATTATTTTTAAGAGATGTTGAAACAACATGTTTGCTACGGCTCCAAAAAAGTATCGAGGATTGGATGTCTCCATAATTCTCATCTCTCATTGTCATCGTTAAGATATTTCATATATTGTTGGATAGAAAAATCTGCTAAACGTTTATGTAGCCAAAAGCTTGGAAGCAATGCTTTTGgttactgttgctggaaattggacccgggggccgccacgaagccaggggaaggaggggctccgccgcagggacAGTGGATGAccgtgcgccggctggtggcgtcctcctggaggggtgcaagtccgccgtaggagcggtggtcgatggcgtgccggcgggtggcgtcctcctggaggggtgcaagtcctgcaagaaaaccggtggccgggctccccggcgccggccctccgatgcttaagtcagagggggcaaatatgtggagaga encodes the following:
- the LOC103701473 gene encoding putative RNA methyltransferase At5g10620 isoform X4, producing the protein MTVAHDIQSQGSSEVKICFFPPYFSQGSHRNLSLFRSGRMEVASRCYCHAHLSFLMKKNAAAPFPGSERRSKYSGQSVRAIPVRVLTVGKRRSQGVQLLVEEYKEKLKNYCSIEDVLIKSNPKNTGNVKAQIEAEDMLIMQQIKPGEWVVVLDEHGADIGSEQMADLVGDVGTTPKNKRKRRRKEGRGREEGCSIFYIRTILHN
- the LOC103701473 gene encoding putative RNA methyltransferase At5g10620 isoform X2; this encodes MTVAHDIQSQGSSEVKICFFPPYFSQGSHRNLSLFRSGRMEVASRCYCHAHLSFLMKKNAAAPFPERRSKYSGQSVRAIPVRVLTVGKRRSQGVQLLVEEYKEKLKNYCSIEDVLIKSNPKNTGNVKAQIEAEDMLIMQQIKPGEWVVVLDEHGADIGSEQMADLVGDVGTTGSSRLVFCIGGPYGHGQQVRDRADVIIRLSSMVLNHQIALIVLLEQLYRAWTIIKGQKYHH
- the LOC103701473 gene encoding putative RNA methyltransferase At5g10620 isoform X1 — protein: MTVAHDIQSQGSSEVKICFFPPYFSQGSHRNLSLFRSGRMEVASRCYCHAHLSFLMKKNAAAPFPGSERRSKYSGQSVRAIPVRVLTVGKRRSQGVQLLVEEYKEKLKNYCSIEDVLIKSNPKNTGNVKAQIEAEDMLIMQQIKPGEWVVVLDEHGADIGSEQMADLVGDVGTTGSSRLVFCIGGPYGHGQQVRDRADVIIRLSSMVLNHQIALIVLLEQLYRAWTIIKGQKYHH
- the LOC103701473 gene encoding putative RNA methyltransferase At5g10620 isoform X3, translated to MTVAHDIQSQGSSEVKICFFPPYFSQGSHRNLSLFRSGRMEVASRCYCHAHLSFLMKKNAAAPFPGSERRSKYSGQSVRAIPVRVLTVGKRRSQGVQLLVEEYKEKLKNYCSIEDVLIKSNPKNTGNVKAQIEAEDMLIMQQIKPGEWGSSRLVFCIGGPYGHGQQVRDRADVIIRLSSMVLNHQIALIVLLEQLYRAWTIIKGQKYHH